The Magnolia sinica isolate HGM2019 chromosome 9, MsV1, whole genome shotgun sequence genome contains a region encoding:
- the LOC131257013 gene encoding vacuolar protein sorting-associated protein 2 homolog 2-like codes for MYQLTNRKFPYAEYLEQHPEASNWGIGISSFRKNALFQDYHGLKTFRQQMAPVKQMKVIQEFQKQSAQMDMTEEISQISEISLSVKVSPG; via the exons ATGTATCAACTCACCAATAGAAAGTTTCCCTATGCAG AGTATTTGGAACAGCATCCAGAAGCATCTAACTGGGGGATTGGGatctctagttttagaaaaaatgCGTTGTTTCAAGATTACCATGGACTTAAAACTTTCAgacag CAAATGGCACCTGTAAAGCAAATGAAGGTGATTCAAGAATTTCAGAAGCAATCAGCACAAATGGATATGACG GAAGAGATCTCCCAAATATCTGAAATTAGCCTATCAGTGAAAGTTTCTCCTGGCTAG